Proteins encoded within one genomic window of Leptolyngbya sp. SIO1E4:
- a CDS encoding S-layer family protein has translation MRHLLSRTSQGYVWATKTFHAPLAAIAITSVGCILSQGPGWAQLIPDTSLGGESSVVVPNVTIDGLPSDRIDGGAVRGSNLFHSFEAFNVPAGRGVYFANPAVVETIINRVTGNTATDIFGTLGVLGNADVFLINPNGILFGPDAQLDVNGSFVASTANHIEFADGLQFSATNPQSPPLLTISTPVGLQFGANPGSIVHQSTAPDPFNNPTGLQVPPDQVLALVGGEILLDGGHIVSPGSHIELGGLAGEGTVAIADLQADDDTDTAHLQFPSQIERANITLRNRSRVDGRGNNGGSITVNANNLAVLEISALGTGIASEGGFPGAQAGDLTINATGSVVVDGSDSSSFRNSAIFSQIDPGAIGNAGDIIITTGSLSVANGASLTSASFGQGDTGTINIQAADTVQVDGSRPNIGVPTQLVGRPTQLGTSVGTIGIGNGGDVIIRARSLWVTGGAQLNTGTSGNGNGGNVKIQTTDAIILDGFVTQGSNPNNFGRNSRITTLVNPSAVGNAGDISLITNSLSATQGAFISTTTFGQGRAGRLRVEASEEVSLVGVNPINGVSSGLFSATEIDPFTPPVPVGPGNTIQVFSPSLELADGAVLSSRSLSDQRGGDILVETTTLDMTGGAQIISAAFSEGAAGDIIINAADSINLSGTDPTYSDRLAEFGRELVEPDGPESAITSSSPGTGAAGRVQLETNHLQVQAGAKVSVSSLDVGTAGNLEIEADDIRLNNGILTAETAEGDQGNIALDASVVLLLGNSNITTNASDIATGGNITISADVLVALGNSDITANAVEGPGGNIQITTQGLFQSSDSDITASSELGVDGVVDIQELGADPDKGLVELPSGIVDPDTLIATSCLAPSRRQQGRFRIVGAGGLPTLPGDRANSSFQTLAVPLTREAADRDLNVAEQELDQSDATRDEVLVEASGMYPLEDGRLVLGRVCGL, from the coding sequence ATGAGACATTTACTTTCTAGGACGTCACAAGGATATGTTTGGGCAACCAAGACCTTTCATGCCCCGCTGGCTGCGATCGCGATTACTAGTGTTGGCTGCATCCTTTCGCAAGGCCCAGGGTGGGCTCAACTGATACCCGACACGAGTTTAGGGGGTGAAAGTTCTGTCGTGGTGCCCAATGTCACAATTGATGGCTTGCCGAGCGATCGGATTGATGGTGGCGCGGTTCGTGGCAGCAACCTCTTCCATAGCTTCGAGGCATTCAATGTGCCTGCAGGCAGAGGGGTTTATTTTGCTAATCCTGCCGTAGTCGAGACGATTATCAATCGAGTCACCGGCAATACTGCCACCGACATTTTCGGGACCTTGGGGGTTTTAGGCAATGCCGATGTCTTTCTGATTAACCCCAACGGCATTCTCTTTGGCCCCGATGCCCAACTCGACGTAAACGGATCGTTTGTGGCGAGTACGGCCAACCATATCGAGTTTGCAGATGGGCTGCAGTTTAGCGCCACCAATCCCCAATCCCCTCCATTGCTCACCATCAGCACACCCGTTGGGTTACAGTTTGGCGCTAATCCCGGCAGCATAGTCCATCAATCCACGGCTCCCGATCCTTTTAATAACCCCACTGGTCTACAAGTACCACCTGATCAGGTGCTGGCCCTAGTGGGTGGAGAGATTCTTCTAGACGGGGGGCACATTGTTTCTCCAGGTAGCCATATTGAGTTGGGCGGACTGGCTGGTGAGGGCACAGTTGCGATCGCCGACTTACAGGCAGATGATGATACTGACACAGCGCATCTACAATTTCCATCCCAAATAGAGCGGGCAAATATAACTCTGAGGAACCGTTCAAGAGTAGATGGTAGGGGCAACAATGGCGGAAGTATTACCGTCAATGCCAATAACCTAGCGGTTTTGGAGATAAGCGCATTAGGTACTGGAATTGCTTCAGAGGGGGGCTTTCCAGGGGCTCAAGCTGGAGATCTCACTATTAATGCTACTGGTTCGGTTGTCGTTGATGGCTCAGATAGCAGTAGTTTCCGTAACAGTGCGATCTTCAGCCAGATCGATCCAGGCGCTATTGGCAACGCTGGGGATATCATCATCACGACTGGCTCTCTGTCTGTTGCAAACGGTGCTTCATTGACGAGCGCATCATTTGGACAAGGTGATACAGGTACAATCAATATCCAAGCGGCGGATACTGTACAGGTGGATGGTTCCCGGCCAAATATTGGAGTGCCTACGCAATTGGTTGGAAGACCTACGCAATTGGGCACTAGTGTAGGCACAATAGGTATTGGTAATGGCGGAGATGTCATCATCCGAGCCCGTTCGTTGTGGGTTACTGGGGGAGCCCAACTGAATACGGGAACATCAGGAAATGGCAATGGGGGGAATGTCAAAATTCAGACTACTGATGCTATTATCCTGGATGGTTTTGTTACGCAAGGAAGCAATCCCAATAATTTTGGGCGTAACAGCCGTATTACGACGTTAGTAAATCCTTCTGCTGTGGGTAATGCTGGCGACATCAGTCTCATAACCAACTCTCTATCAGCAACGCAGGGGGCTTTCATTAGCACTACGACCTTTGGGCAAGGAAGGGCGGGGCGGTTGCGAGTCGAGGCTTCTGAAGAGGTTAGCCTGGTAGGTGTCAATCCAATTAATGGAGTATCTAGTGGATTATTCTCTGCTACAGAAATCGATCCATTTACCCCTCCCGTTCCAGTTGGCCCAGGCAATACAATTCAAGTGTTTTCACCCAGTCTAGAATTAGCTGATGGAGCTGTTTTAAGCAGCCGCAGTCTTAGCGATCAGCGCGGGGGAGATATTTTAGTTGAGACGACAACCCTTGATATGACTGGCGGAGCCCAGATTATTTCTGCTGCCTTTAGTGAAGGGGCCGCTGGTGACATCATTATCAACGCAGCTGATTCTATTAATCTGTCTGGGACAGATCCAACTTACAGCGATCGGTTAGCCGAGTTTGGCCGCGAACTGGTTGAACCAGATGGTCCAGAAAGCGCTATCACCAGCAGTTCACCAGGCACTGGAGCTGCTGGCAGAGTACAGCTAGAAACCAACCACCTACAGGTTCAAGCAGGGGCTAAAGTCTCTGTTAGCAGTTTGGATGTTGGTACAGCAGGCAACTTAGAAATCGAGGCAGATGATATCCGTTTGAATAACGGTATCTTGACTGCTGAAACAGCTGAAGGAGATCAAGGCAACATTGCCTTGGATGCTTCTGTTGTTCTCTTGCTAGGTAATAGCAATATCACAACAAATGCCAGCGATATTGCTACTGGTGGCAACATCACCATCTCGGCTGATGTACTGGTTGCTTTGGGCAATAGCGACATCACTGCCAATGCAGTTGAAGGACCAGGTGGCAATATCCAAATCACAACGCAAGGACTTTTCCAATCCTCAGACAGTGACATTACTGCCAGCTCTGAACTTGGCGTCGATGGCGTTGTAGACATTCAGGAATTAGGGGCCGACCCGGATAAAGGTCTGGTGGAGTTGCCGTCTGGAATCGTCGATCCAGACACGCTGATTGCCACAAGTTGTCTAGCTCCCAGTCGCCGACAGCAAGGACGATTCAGAATTGTAGGAGCTGGTGGACTACCAACCCTGCCTGGCGATCGCGCTAATTCATCCTTTCAGACCTTAGCCGTACCCCTTACCAGAGAAGCCGCCGATCGCGATTTGAATGTTGCAGAACAAGAACTCGATCAGAGTGATGCAACCCGTGATGAAGTACTTGTTGAAGCGAGTGGAATGTATCCGTTGGAAGACGGTCGTTTAGTTTTAGGGCGAGTTTGTGGCCTATAG
- a CDS encoding right-handed parallel beta-helix repeat-containing protein has translation MATINVDSFVDSIDPNDDVTTLREAILEANDGDTIQLEAGTYELSLEGDGEDAGLTGDLDINGKSLTILGAGQDATIIDANGIDRVFDVIGNNDVTTITNVTITGGDDVAGVGAVAGGDGIRVARGNLALNSSVIHGNQGDGIRVLNGTLVIMSSTVSENGRDGISNGFTSSDFTVINSTINNNDRDGIFILGRPSGGDESHMNLIGSTISDNGRHGIIGYFADEILVTNTTISGNGGNGIIDLDFNPSRVTSSIIANNGHDSVFNRDVVGDFTTGGNNLIGDGDGSTSFTDGVNGDIVGTTANPIDPRLGPLQDNGGPTLTQALLPDSPAIDAGSNPNTLTTDQRGAARVSGERADIGAVEYQLDPDQVIIGTEESDSLTGGSGNDTIDGASGDDILTGGAGRDILTGGQGADRFVFDQPVGSGIDTLTDFNHNGQGDKLVLDSAAFDLLDDGLMVVSGISEAEAQGIGGNALGYTTDGYLFYEGVHFATLQGTPTLTSNAIELV, from the coding sequence ATGGCAACGATTAATGTGGATTCTTTTGTCGATAGCATTGATCCAAATGATGATGTAACGACTCTACGAGAAGCCATTCTTGAAGCAAATGATGGCGACACCATTCAACTAGAAGCAGGTACCTATGAACTGAGCCTTGAAGGCGATGGAGAAGATGCTGGACTGACAGGTGATTTGGATATTAACGGCAAATCTTTGACGATTCTGGGGGCCGGTCAAGACGCAACAATTATTGATGCCAATGGCATTGATCGGGTGTTTGATGTGATAGGTAACAATGATGTGACCACCATTACTAATGTCACGATTACAGGTGGTGATGACGTAGCTGGTGTTGGTGCCGTAGCTGGTGGTGATGGCATTAGAGTAGCAAGAGGTAATCTCGCACTCAACAGCAGCGTGATTCATGGCAACCAAGGCGATGGTATTAGGGTTTTGAATGGCACGCTTGTAATAATGAGCAGCACAGTTAGTGAAAATGGTCGCGATGGCATTTCGAACGGGTTTACCAGTAGTGATTTCACAGTAATTAACAGCACCATTAACAATAATGATCGCGATGGCATTTTCATTTTGGGTCGCCCCTCAGGAGGAGATGAAAGTCACATGAATTTAATTGGTAGTACCATTAGCGATAATGGTCGCCATGGCATTATCGGTTACTTTGCAGATGAAATCTTGGTAACGAATACCACCATCAGTGGAAATGGTGGAAATGGTATTATTGATTTAGACTTTAATCCCTCTAGGGTTACCAGCTCTATTATTGCGAACAATGGACATGATTCCGTCTTCAACCGAGATGTCGTGGGCGACTTTACTACTGGTGGCAACAATCTAATCGGCGATGGTGACGGAAGCACGAGTTTTACCGATGGAGTAAATGGCGACATTGTGGGCACCACGGCCAACCCCATTGATCCCCGCCTAGGTCCGCTACAAGACAATGGTGGCCCCACGCTCACTCAAGCGTTGCTTCCGGATAGCCCCGCTATCGATGCTGGCAGTAACCCTAATACTCTCACTACTGATCAGCGCGGCGCGGCTAGGGTCTCTGGTGAGCGGGCTGATATTGGTGCCGTGGAGTATCAGCTCGATCCTGACCAAGTGATTATCGGCACCGAGGAAAGTGATAGTCTCACTGGTGGCTCAGGCAACGATACTATTGACGGTGCCAGTGGTGATGACATACTGACCGGTGGTGCAGGTAGAGACATTCTTACAGGCGGTCAGGGGGCTGATCGCTTTGTCTTCGACCAGCCTGTCGGTTCCGGCATCGATACCCTCACCGACTTTAACCACAATGGCCAAGGAGACAAACTGGTGCTGGACAGCGCAGCTTTTGACTTACTTGACGACGGTCTTATGGTGGTCAGTGGCATCTCTGAAGCAGAGGCTCAGGGTATTGGTGGCAACGCTCTCGGCTACACCACGGATGGATACTTGTTCTACGAGGGTGTTCACTTTGCCACTTTGCAAGGCACTCCCACGCTGACTAGCAATGCTATAGAGCTGGTGTAA
- a CDS encoding response regulator transcription factor — MKTETQTPHQFLVVDDHEVILQGTVPALQEKYPDAQIKTAKDRQTALAIIELYGPDLVLLDLSIPPDATSPARPEVGLAFLETLIQGRAAPNVMVLSTDVKPLVRLKSEINTYGGGFAAIDKSVSIDEMLRMVELALRGSIHLPPQVRSRSEFDSAWLQVLTLRFEEGLTDKAIAKRLEVSDRTIRNYWTRMQDFLCIGEEPDKDVRIQIAIEARKMGLIS, encoded by the coding sequence ATGAAGACAGAAACCCAAACTCCACACCAGTTTCTCGTCGTTGATGATCATGAAGTCATCCTCCAGGGCACTGTGCCAGCCCTTCAGGAAAAATATCCTGACGCTCAAATCAAAACCGCCAAAGACCGGCAAACTGCCCTAGCAATCATAGAACTCTATGGCCCTGACCTGGTTCTGCTAGATCTCAGCATTCCGCCAGATGCCACCTCCCCAGCCCGACCCGAGGTGGGCCTAGCGTTTTTGGAAACCCTCATTCAGGGCCGAGCGGCCCCCAACGTGATGGTGCTGAGCACCGATGTTAAACCCTTGGTGCGATTGAAGTCTGAGATTAATACCTATGGTGGGGGCTTCGCCGCGATCGATAAGTCAGTTTCCATTGACGAGATGTTGAGGATGGTGGAACTGGCCTTGCGAGGTTCCATCCATTTGCCACCCCAGGTGCGATCTCGCTCCGAGTTTGACTCCGCCTGGTTACAGGTATTGACCCTGCGCTTTGAAGAAGGACTGACCGACAAAGCCATTGCCAAACGCTTAGAGGTCAGCGATCGCACTATCCGCAACTACTGGACCCGCATGCAAGACTTTTTGTGCATTGGCGAAGAGCCTGATAAAGACGTTCGCATTCAGATTGCCATTGAAGCCAGAAAGATGGGGTTAATCAGTTAA
- a CDS encoding CHASE2 domain-containing protein: protein MNRHVWKQIKHHAKYWREVVLPGAAIVALVVLIRLSGFLQTQEWETFDTFMRMRPPVTPEPRVVMVGIDEADLNRIGGYPVSDLTLAKAIDILERYSPRVIGLDLFRDLPIEPGHELLQQRFKTYDNIVGAEVALNQDDLLNIGGPPALTPERVGFVDVIVDADGKIRRSLLASRDWHGDLKYSLGLKLARVYLAGEDIAFSQGQLDPQPRSQTIRTVSQAADQTKIKSSDPIYFGTTIIPRFLANSGGYIRADAYGYQTLLNFCTSHTPFRSLSLSDVLEESFDSTWIRDRAILIGMTAASTKDIFLTAAVKSTQIHSALKSDISANQLIYGVEIIAHTSGQIIRAVLDKRAPLHVWPDLAEYAWIMAWGFLGITLGLIFQSPWHSLLSIGVASLGLLSLCYLLMMGYWWTPIVPTLLALLGAGLTTTFFDRDLKFEMEQRRRTIERTYEAVHNGPLQHLAAMLRNTPELTHSSEQLHTNLQTLNEELRSIYESMRRELLTRSDGFHLEGNLVLDLDAPITELLSRVYEHTLTRKLPGFATLQTYITSNFKPLKNCRLTLEQKRGLCRFLQEALCNVGKHSMNARRLDVICTQRAGWYSLRVIDNGTNTIDWDQPIVTGQGTQQALALARKLHGKFRRVANSPQGILCELTWPTSVKWPRRLWQFMPKLYEQLWVHRSQR, encoded by the coding sequence ATGAATCGTCACGTCTGGAAGCAAATTAAACACCACGCTAAGTATTGGCGAGAAGTGGTTCTACCTGGAGCCGCGATCGTTGCACTGGTGGTTTTAATCCGGCTTTCTGGATTTTTACAAACGCAAGAATGGGAAACCTTCGACACCTTTATGCGGATGCGTCCCCCGGTCACCCCAGAGCCCAGAGTTGTGATGGTCGGCATCGACGAAGCCGATTTAAATCGCATCGGTGGATATCCCGTTTCTGATTTGACCCTCGCAAAAGCCATCGATATCTTAGAGCGCTATTCTCCCAGGGTGATCGGGCTGGATTTGTTTCGCGACTTACCCATAGAGCCCGGACACGAATTGCTTCAGCAGCGATTCAAAACCTATGACAACATCGTTGGGGCTGAAGTGGCTCTCAATCAAGACGACCTCCTCAATATTGGCGGCCCGCCTGCTCTAACGCCCGAGCGGGTGGGCTTTGTAGATGTCATCGTTGATGCCGATGGCAAAATCCGTCGCAGTCTACTCGCCAGTCGAGATTGGCATGGAGACCTCAAATATTCCCTGGGCTTAAAGCTGGCCCGAGTGTATCTAGCAGGGGAAGATATCGCTTTCAGCCAAGGGCAGCTTGACCCACAGCCACGATCGCAAACCATTCGCACAGTCAGCCAAGCAGCCGACCAGACCAAGATTAAAAGCAGCGATCCCATTTACTTTGGAACCACTATAATCCCCCGTTTTTTAGCGAATTCAGGCGGCTACATCCGGGCTGACGCCTATGGCTACCAAACCCTCTTAAACTTTTGCACCAGTCACACCCCTTTTCGGTCACTGTCTTTAAGCGATGTCCTGGAGGAAAGCTTTGATTCAACGTGGATTCGCGATCGCGCCATTCTGATTGGTATGACCGCAGCCAGCACCAAAGACATCTTTCTCACAGCAGCAGTTAAAAGTACGCAAATCCACTCAGCGCTTAAGAGCGACATTTCAGCCAACCAGCTGATTTATGGCGTCGAAATCATCGCCCATACTTCGGGTCAAATCATTCGTGCCGTTTTAGACAAACGAGCCCCCCTCCACGTTTGGCCCGACCTGGCAGAATATGCCTGGATTATGGCCTGGGGATTTTTAGGCATCACCTTAGGACTCATTTTTCAGTCTCCTTGGCATAGTCTCCTCAGCATTGGGGTAGCCAGCCTGGGGCTGCTGAGCCTGTGCTATTTGCTGATGATGGGATATTGGTGGACGCCCATAGTACCCACCCTATTAGCCTTACTGGGGGCTGGTCTAACCACGACCTTTTTTGACCGTGATTTGAAGTTTGAGATGGAGCAGCGGCGACGAACCATTGAGCGCACTTATGAAGCTGTGCACAACGGGCCATTACAACACCTGGCCGCCATGCTCAGAAACACTCCTGAACTCACCCATTCTTCGGAACAGTTGCATACCAACCTGCAGACGCTCAATGAAGAACTGCGCAGTATCTATGAGTCAATGCGGCGGGAGTTATTGACCCGCAGTGATGGATTTCACCTGGAGGGCAATCTTGTCCTCGATCTGGACGCTCCGATCACAGAGTTACTCTCACGGGTTTATGAGCACACCCTCACCCGTAAGCTGCCTGGATTTGCAACCCTGCAAACCTACATCACCTCAAACTTTAAACCCTTAAAAAACTGTCGCCTCACGCTGGAGCAAAAGCGGGGACTCTGCCGATTTCTACAGGAAGCCTTGTGCAACGTTGGCAAACACAGTATGAATGCCCGGCGGCTGGATGTCATTTGTACTCAACGAGCCGGGTGGTACAGTCTGCGGGTCATTGACAATGGCACTAACACGATCGATTGGGATCAGCCCATCGTCACTGGCCAGGGCACCCAACAGGCCCTTGCTTTGGCGCGCAAGCTACACGGCAAGTTTCGCCGGGTTGCCAATTCGCCTCAAGGGATCCTGTGCGAATTAACCTGGCCTACATCTGTGAAATGGCCCAGACGTCTGTGGCAATTCATGCCAAAGCTTTACGAGCAGCTTTGGGTGCATCGATCTCAGAGGTAA
- a CDS encoding DUF928 domain-containing protein encodes MMMMMQKLPGLTLLLWSLSCPLLLAAPVSTDRPPNTGGRSAGSRGCPTLEIAPTSEEISEEAAALMLLAPPAAIAQTASSHPTFGWFVRDSGTWPMAFRIYRYARDRGDYDLITEVMDDTFQSAQGLNVLSLSESMPALLTDEIYLWQVELICDPSQPSGNLFAEAEIQVVRSPPALQQHLNTVDDAAQRVTLYHEAGFWYDALGITLTTSSVSELSELRARLLESISLNPNEAKVLRESSIQVFQR; translated from the coding sequence ATGATGATGATGATGCAAAAGCTCCCCGGGTTGACGCTCCTGCTGTGGTCTCTAAGTTGCCCACTGTTGCTGGCCGCCCCAGTCTCTACAGATCGCCCCCCCAATACCGGCGGTCGATCTGCTGGATCTAGAGGCTGCCCGACGCTGGAAATCGCGCCTACATCAGAAGAGATTTCAGAAGAGGCGGCAGCCTTAATGCTGTTAGCACCACCAGCTGCGATCGCACAAACAGCATCTTCTCATCCCACTTTTGGCTGGTTCGTGCGCGATTCCGGGACGTGGCCCATGGCCTTTCGCATTTATCGTTATGCCCGCGATCGCGGCGACTATGACCTCATCACTGAGGTGATGGATGACACCTTCCAGAGTGCCCAGGGATTAAACGTGCTTTCCCTCTCTGAATCGATGCCCGCGCTCCTAACTGACGAAATCTATCTCTGGCAGGTTGAGCTGATTTGTGACCCCAGCCAACCCTCGGGCAACCTGTTTGCTGAAGCCGAAATTCAAGTGGTTAGGTCCCCACCAGCGTTACAGCAACACCTCAATACGGTCGATGATGCGGCCCAGCGGGTCACCCTGTACCACGAAGCTGGGTTCTGGTATGACGCGTTAGGTATCACCCTCACCACGTCATCTGTATCTGAACTGTCTGAACTGAGGGCACGGTTACTGGAATCGATCAGCCTCAATCCTAATGAGGCGAAAGTATTGCGGGAAAGTTCTATTCAGGTCTTTCAGCGCTGA